Genomic window (Stenotrophomonas maltophilia):
ATCACCAGACACGGTGCGGTGACCTGGTGCAGGTGGCGGCGGGTCCAGTTGCTCAGGGCGCGCATCTCGGCCAGCGCGTGCCAGGGGTTGCCCGGCAGGCCGGCAGCCGCGCTGTCGCCGGACAGCATGGCGGCACTGACCTGCGCACGCAGTCGCTCGTCACGCAGGCCGTACGGCGGCTCTTCCATGAACATGCGGTCGCGGCCGATGTTGAAGCGCTTGAACCACGGCAGCAGGAACGAGAGGCGGGCCACGGCGGGAATGTTCCAGCCGTCATAGCGGAAGGTGGCGCCGTATACGCCGACCCCGGACACCCACTCCGGGCGACGTGCAGCCAGTGCCAGCGACAGCACCGCGCCCATCGACAGGCCACCGACGAACAGCTGGTCGACCTTGCCGCGCAGGGTTGCCGCCGCATCCTCCACGCCCTCGTACCACTGTTCCCAAGTGGTCGCCAGCAGGTCATCGACGCTGCCGCAATGGCCGGGCAGCTGCACGCCGTGCACGGTGAAACCGGCGTTGTTCAGCCCTTTGCCCAGCATGCGCATTTCCGCCGGGGTGCCGGTCAGGCCATGGACCAGCAGCACGCCCTGTGGGCCACCGGGGAGGAAGAAGTCGTGCGATTCGGTCACCTGGCGGCTCCGGGACGGCAGTGGGGATGGCAGGATCGCAAGCGCGATTTTCGCCAGCCTTTCAGCGCCCCGGGCCGGGTCAGGGCGCCTTCAGCAGCGGCAGCGTGATGGCGACCTTCAATCCGCCACCGGGGCGGTTCAGGAAGCTCAGGCGGCCGCCGAAGTGCTCCACCGCCTCATGCGCGATGGCCAGGCCGAGGCCGGTGCCGCTGGCAGCGGTGCCCGGCGACCGGAAGAAGCGCTCGCCCAGCCGTGGCATCACGTCGTCGGGCACGCCGGGACCGTTGTCTTCCACATACAGTTCGACATCATTGTCGTCCAGCGCGTGCACGCCCACCGTGACGGTCGCATTGCGGCCGGCATAACGCAGGGCATTGTCGATCAGGTTGTCCAGCGCTTCCTGCAGCATGGCGCCATTGCCGAGTACACGCAGCGGATGGGGGCTGCCGCGGTAGCCGAGGTCGATGCCATCACGGATCGCCTCCGGAACGCGCATGCCGACCCACTGCGGCACCAGCTCGCACAGATCCAGCGCCTCCACGGTATCGGGCACGGTCTGCGCCCGGCTCAGTGCCAGCAGCTGGGTGCTGACCCGGGCGGTGCGCTGGTTGAGCCGGCGGATGTGCTGCAGCGCCTCGCGCACCGTATCGGGGTCGCCATGTGCCAGCGCCTGGTCCACGTGCAGGGCCATGCCCGCCAGCGGCGAACGCAGCTGGTGCGCGGCATCGGCAATGAAGCGGTTCTGCAGGGTGATCATTTCCGCCTGGCGGGCAAACAGATCATCGATGGTACTGATCAGTGGCTGGATCTCCTCTGGCACGTCGGCATCGGAGATCGGCGCCAGTTCGCCGCGGCGCTGCGCCAGGCGGGTTCTCAGCGGGGTCAGGATGCGCAGGCCATGGGTCACGCCGAACCAGACCAGCGCTGCGGTACCCAGCGCCAGCATGGTCATCAGCGGGATGATGATCATCAGGATCTCGCGCGCACGCTGCCGGCGGTCGGCCATGCTCTCGGCCACGGTCACCGCCAGCTGGTCCTGCGGATCGTTCATCGCCTGCGTGCAGACGGTGGCCATGCGCACCTGCTGGCCATTGAGGTTGCCGTCGTACAGCGCCGGATGCACACCGGTGCAGTCCTGAGAAGGGGCGTACGGGCTGAAGTCTGCATTGCCGCTGAGCGTACCCATGCGGCTGCTGTCGACGTTGAAGTAGCGATGGCCGTCGGGGTCGTACTCGATCAGGAAGCGTGCCTGCGGAGACAGGTCGCTGGTCACCGGCATGGCGCTCAGCATCTGCGCGAACGAATGCGTGTCGTCGATCAGGTTGCGGTCGTGGATGCGGTTGGAATAGTCCAGCGCAACGTAATAGGCCAGGATCGTGTTGAAGGTAAGCAGGCCCAGCATCGGCAACGCCAGGAAGGCGAGCAGGCGCCGGCGCAGGCTGGGGGGGCCACTGATCACGGGGTGCTGTCGTCCTGCGCGTCTTCCAGCATGTAGCCCAGCCCGCGCACGGTGCGGATGCCCATGCCGCCGGGTTGCAGCTTGCGGCGCAGGCGGTGCAGGGCGATGTCCAGGCCGTTGTCGGTGAGGTCCTGGCCCCAGTCGCACAGCGCTTCCACCAGTTGTGCGCGCGACACAATGCGCTCGGCGCGAACCGCCAGCGCCGACAGCAGGCCGAATTCGCGTGCGGTCAGTTCCAGTGACTGGTCGTCGATCCACACGCGGTGCCCGGCCAGGTCCAGGCGCAGGCGACCGATGCGCAGATCCGGGTTGCCATTGCTGGTGACCCGCCGCAGCTGTGCGCGTACGCGTGCTTCAAATTCGTCCAGTGCGAATGGCTTGACCAGGTAGTCGTCGGCGCCGAGGTCGAGCACACGCACGCGTTCGGCCAGGCCGTCGCGGGCGGTCACCACCAGCACCGCCAAGCCATCGCCGCGCTGACGCAGGCGCTGCAGCACATCGCGGCCATCCAGCTGAGGCAGGCCCAGGTCCAGCACCAGCAATGCGTACTGGGTCGAGCCCAGTGCCGCGTCGGCGTGCGCGCCGTTGTCGACGTGGTCAACCACGTGCCCCTGCCGGCGCAGCGAGGCGCACAGGCCGGAGGCGATATCCGGGTCGTCTTCAGCAATCAGAACGCGCATGCGCGGGGGCTCCTGTAACGGTCAGGCCCACCGGATGGACGGGGTGGGCCTCTCTCGGCTGCCGAGGGTAGCCGCAAACCGGGTGAAGGTGGAGCGCGCCGCCGCCGCCCGGTGCCGTCGCGCTGTCCCTTCATTCAGTCCTGCAGGCCCGGCTCACCCGGCGCCAACGGCACCCGCGAGCCATCCAGCAGGCCACGGCTGAGCCTGCCATTTTCGATGAACAGCAGTTCGCCGTTCTCGCCGTTCTTGATGCTGCTGTCGATGGCGATCACGCGGTCGCCATGGAAGCTGCTGACGTGCGGCATCGAGGTATGGCCGACCACGATGCGCTGGAGCTGCAGGCGGTCGAGTACGGTCTGCACCCCCGCGGTGTCGAGGCGGCCATCGAAGTAGCCGCGGTACCAGATCGGGCTGGTCTTGCCGTCATACAGCGGTGCGGTGGCCGGGTCGGCCTTTACTTCGGCCTTTGGCAGGCCCAGTGACGCCTGGTAGGCCGCATTGGTACGCGCCGGGTCCAGCGCCAGCTGCATTGCCTCGGGCGAAATACCGCCGTGCAGGAACAGGGTGTCGCCGATCTTCAGCAGCACCGGGCGGGTGCGCAGCCACTGCCCGATCACCGAATCGGCACCGTACAGCTGCGGGTAGCTGCGGCCGAGCAGCTGCGCGCTGCGCAGGTACTTCGGGTTGACGTAGCGCAGGTCGTCGTACAGCACCATGGTTTCGTGGTTGCCGAGCACGAAGTGCACTGCACCACCGGCGGCGGCCGCCTGCTGCTGCAGGCCGTACAGCAGCCAGAAGGCCTCGGTCACCTGCGGGCCACGGTCGAACACATCGCCAGCGATGACCAGGGTGTCCTTGCCCAGCGCCCAGCGGTCCTGTGCGTCGATGACCTGGTGGGCGCGCAGCAGGCGCACCAGCAGCCCGTACTGGCCATGGATGTCGGACAGCGCAACGATGCGCGGCACGGCCGGCAGCACGGAGACCGAGGGCGCATTCGGGGCAGCCACATGCACCGTGCGCGCGTAGCCGCAGCGCGGGGCGATATCGGTGCCTGAGGCCTGCGTGGCAAGCGTGCGCGACTCGACCCTGTCGTCGCAGATCCACTTGGCCTGCAGCTGGTCGCCCTGGCGGAACACATAGGGGCCATCGGCCTGCACGTGGTCGGCGGGCGCGGCAACCTCGCGGGCCTGCGTGGTTGCTGTGGCGCAGGCCAGCAGCGGCAACAGCAGGGCGGTCAGCAGGGAAGGGCGATCGCGCGACATCGGCGGCATCCAGCGGGGGAAAGACCCGATGCTAACCGGCGCGGGCGTTCATCGGTGTGCGCGAATGGGCGGGTCAGGTGCCGCGCCCGTCGTCCCTGAGCTTGCGCACGCGGGTGGCGGTGGGCTGGAGTGGCTGACCGTCGCGCCCGCGCGGCTGCATGTAGGGCAGTGGCCGCCGCGTCGCCAATTCGATCAGCTGTGAATGGGCTTCGCCTGCACCGAAGCGATGGCGCTCTCCCCACTGGCGCAGTGCGACCAGCAGCGGGAACAGTTCCTGGCCAGCGGCGGTGAGCACGTACTCCTGGTAGGCCGATCCATCGGAGGCCGGCTGCAGCTGCAGGATGCCGGCCTCGACCAGCCGGCGCAGGCGGTCGCTGAGGATGTTGCGCGCCGCGCCCAGGCTGCGCTGGAAGTCGCCAAAGCGGCGGACGCCATCGAAGGCATCGCGGATGACCAGCAGCGCCCAGCGGTCGCCGAGCAGGTCGGCGCTGCGGGCGACGGGGCAGGGACTGTTGGCGTGCATGGCGGGGCCTCCGGGTGTGGTTGCAGTTTAAAACCAATGGGGATAGTCTGCATCAAGTTTCAAATTGCAACCACATCATGAGTACTCCATTGGTTTCCCGTCCACTGCTGGTCCTGCTCGCGGTCGCGGCCGGTGCCAGCGTTGCCAATGTCTATTACGCGCAACCGCTGCTGGACCGGCTGGCGCAGGCGTTCGCATTGGACCGGGCCGT
Coding sequences:
- a CDS encoding alpha/beta hydrolase, which produces MTESHDFFLPGGPQGVLLVHGLTGTPAEMRMLGKGLNNAGFTVHGVQLPGHCGSVDDLLATTWEQWYEGVEDAAATLRGKVDQLFVGGLSMGAVLSLALAARRPEWVSGVGVYGATFRYDGWNIPAVARLSFLLPWFKRFNIGRDRMFMEEPPYGLRDERLRAQVSAAMLSGDSAAAGLPGNPWHALAEMRALSNWTRRHLHQVTAPCLVMHAREDDVASMGNAELVMSRVSGPKELVVLEDSYHMITIDRERRDVIRRSARFFTEIGERSGVLKAVA
- a CDS encoding winged helix-turn-helix transcriptional regulator gives rise to the protein MHANSPCPVARSADLLGDRWALLVIRDAFDGVRRFGDFQRSLGAARNILSDRLRRLVEAGILQLQPASDGSAYQEYVLTAAGQELFPLLVALRQWGERHRFGAGEAHSQLIELATRRPLPYMQPRGRDGQPLQPTATRVRKLRDDGRGT
- a CDS encoding sensor histidine kinase is translated as MISGPPSLRRRLLAFLALPMLGLLTFNTILAYYVALDYSNRIHDRNLIDDTHSFAQMLSAMPVTSDLSPQARFLIEYDPDGHRYFNVDSSRMGTLSGNADFSPYAPSQDCTGVHPALYDGNLNGQQVRMATVCTQAMNDPQDQLAVTVAESMADRRQRAREILMIIIPLMTMLALGTAALVWFGVTHGLRILTPLRTRLAQRRGELAPISDADVPEEIQPLISTIDDLFARQAEMITLQNRFIADAAHQLRSPLAGMALHVDQALAHGDPDTVREALQHIRRLNQRTARVSTQLLALSRAQTVPDTVEALDLCELVPQWVGMRVPEAIRDGIDLGYRGSPHPLRVLGNGAMLQEALDNLIDNALRYAGRNATVTVGVHALDDNDVELYVEDNGPGVPDDVMPRLGERFFRSPGTAASGTGLGLAIAHEAVEHFGGRLSFLNRPGGGLKVAITLPLLKAP
- a CDS encoding metallophosphoesterase → MSRDRPSLLTALLLPLLACATATTQAREVAAPADHVQADGPYVFRQGDQLQAKWICDDRVESRTLATQASGTDIAPRCGYARTVHVAAPNAPSVSVLPAVPRIVALSDIHGQYGLLVRLLRAHQVIDAQDRWALGKDTLVIAGDVFDRGPQVTEAFWLLYGLQQQAAAAGGAVHFVLGNHETMVLYDDLRYVNPKYLRSAQLLGRSYPQLYGADSVIGQWLRTRPVLLKIGDTLFLHGGISPEAMQLALDPARTNAAYQASLGLPKAEVKADPATAPLYDGKTSPIWYRGYFDGRLDTAGVQTVLDRLQLQRIVVGHTSMPHVSSFHGDRVIAIDSSIKNGENGELLFIENGRLSRGLLDGSRVPLAPGEPGLQD
- a CDS encoding response regulator; translation: MRVLIAEDDPDIASGLCASLRRQGHVVDHVDNGAHADAALGSTQYALLVLDLGLPQLDGRDVLQRLRQRGDGLAVLVVTARDGLAERVRVLDLGADDYLVKPFALDEFEARVRAQLRRVTSNGNPDLRIGRLRLDLAGHRVWIDDQSLELTAREFGLLSALAVRAERIVSRAQLVEALCDWGQDLTDNGLDIALHRLRRKLQPGGMGIRTVRGLGYMLEDAQDDSTP